TTGGCCCACTTGCCCgtccaatgcatataggtaatgccactccagatgagacatactgagcctAGGAGGATACGGGCACATCGGTGGCGACGTTGGGAGGTAGTATCAGAATCTGGCAAGTAAATGAGATCGTTCCACTTGGGTTGTCGGATTACCGTGTGTGATTCTCCTGTGAATGATTTCAAAACTGTTTCAGAGTACGCTGACTGATACGAgtcattgtatatacgatgGCCACGGTTATACGCGTCGTTGACCTTGTCTTTGTCTTCTTCGATACAACTACACTCCTTCTTACACCCACTACAACccgtacaacaacacttgcagcatcTGCCTTCTTTGGCGCATTTGCATGTGGCAGCAGTACAGGAGTCACCACACTTACACTCCTGCTGCTTCTTCTCTTCTTCAGTGCCACTATCCTTACACCTCTGACACCCCCTGCCCAGTTGCACCCAATCGACTCTCGGGATCACTAcatatttcatacacccacaatCACCACACTTGTTCTTCGCCTCCATATCCTTTAAATACTCGCAGCCATCTCTTGTGCCATGATGTACCTTATcacccttcttgcacttgTCATTGTCCCAACACTTTTCTATCTcactccacccaacgagtgcactgagtacctgtgccaactggtctatgtaggtccgtaccactgcggtaccacctagtcctTGGACCAGAGAGAATAGTCCATTGAGGTGTTCCTTGACTTGCTTATCAGTGGCACCTTTGTTGTTGCTTATAGCATTGTCAGTGCCGTCAGCTCCCTTGGtatcaccttgatagcctattgggcaccatgaggtactgtataccagtagtggtactagatagtactactacactacTGTCTACTTACCATTATActccagttctactgactgcagtaggtcagtcactgccgccgccaggccacatatacattctgtacaggggtgagtctatatacagtgtggcgccgaaggcgccctctATTATATACGGCGCGTATAGTATATGTAGTACATAGGAAACCATTATTTCCATTACTCAACAGTACTCCATAGTATGAtcatgttgttatatagaATACTAGTAGTAATATTGCTTTTATTATTGAGCCATTGATGTGGTAATGTGTTATCCCGGTGGTAGCGGTGATCTCGTTATTGTTTTTAACTCTATTATTATCGGGATAGTATTCACAgtagtgtagtagtactatctagtaccactactggtatacagtacctcatggtgcccaataggctatcaaggtgataCCAAGGGAGCTGACGGCACTGACAATGCTATAAGCAACAACAAAGGTGCCACTGATAAGCAAGTCAAGGAACACCTCAATGGACTCTTCTCCCTAGtacagggactaggtggtactgcagtggtacggacctacatagaccagttggcacaggtactcagtgcactagttgggtggagtagtATAGAGAAGTGTTGGAGCAATGGTGAGTGCAAGAAGGTTCATAGCAGCGATCTCAATGGCAATCCGCACGGTGGCAGTGGCTGCAAGTATCTAGAGGATAAAGACTCGGAGAACAAGTGTGGCAcgtgtgggtgtatgaaatatgTAGTGATTAACGGCACCGATTGGGTACAACTGGGAAGggggtgtacaaggtgtaagGATAGTGGTAGTGAAGACGATAAGAAGAAGCAGGAGTGTAAGTGTGGTACTGGTGGTGGCGGTTGTAGTGCTGGCGAGGAGTGCAAATGTGCTCtagcaggcaaatgctgcaagtgttgttgtacggATTGTAGGGGGAGGTGTAAGGAGGAGTGTAGTTGTGATAAGGAGAAGAGCAGCAATGGCACCTACAATGAGGAATACAGAATACATAGCTATACATCGGCATATCCATACAAGCCAATTCTGATAAAAGATTCGTACGTTGAATCCAAGCGAGTAGATGTCAAACCATATTGGAAAGATTTGACAGACCTTCCAGATTACTACCCAGGTAGTGCCTCAAGTAGACGCCACCACTGTGCCCGTATCCTCCTaggctcagtatgtctcatttggagtggaattacttatatgcattggactGGTAAATGGCACATTACTAGTCCTTACTGGAATaatcacatcctggacGGTAGTAGTCTAGATGATGGGAGTTTATCTCAGTGgttacaggccctagggtttcctaaggaTATGCTGAATGACAAAGGGCCGAAAAATAGATTAGATCaggttatatgggatgggttcATGGGAAAACTGTTTCTAGGGTTTACTCACCCTAAGGGTAGTAATGCCGTTGACGGTAATACAGCAAAACAACCGTACGATATGAATTACGCCGGATTtgtacatactgcacatagggattcgTTCAACAATGAAGCTAGAGTGTTCAAGAATGGTGACGACTCTAGTACTAGTGACATTGACCAGAACAAGATCGGTGCCATtttcaagctctatattatatcatgtgcctattttacCGGGTTACAGAAAAGGACTACAGAGAGTACTCCAAGGACTCCCAAGACaatccgtgagatcctatactggcttagtgcattgccctatagttCGGCATATAAGGATATGCTAGGTTACGCTAAGGAAAGACTAGCAGAAGTACTCAAGAAACCCGGAGACAATGCATCCACGACCGAGCAGTCCGAACTGAATTTCCACCAGACAGGCCGTTGGCATCCCATTACAGTTCATCAATATAACCTctttgcccacttccaggcagtgacccagtattgcccattggtcctcataggtatacAGGGTGGACTACATAGTACTGACAGTACTACTCCTGCCATTCATGCCCTGTATGCTAACACGGAGTGTAAtttcacctatcccactgtgtccatccaagcatacaaccaggtggttcactacattagggctctgttctaccaactctatttacttaggaagcagtgtgcaGTGAAAGTTGCTATGGGAGGGAAGTGGAGagagtgtaggtatggtaaggATGTGGTGTCCAAGGGGGTTATCAGttggatgtgcctggggtgtaaccccatggagcatgataggaaaaGTAGGGTACAGAAGGTAAAGGGGGTGTTGGATGGGATGAAGACAGGTAGTGATGCAGTAGTGAAGTCTCTAGTGGATGTGTTGAAGGATATAGGGGATGTAGTagtacaattgggtaatgcccaggaggtATTGGAAAAGGATATTAAGAATGAGAGTGTGGCAGTCGACGCACTAAAGAAAGTGTCAGGAGGGAATGGGAAGAATGGTAATCTACATACGGTATTAGAGGCGGTACTAGAGGAGGTGAAGGAGAAGGTGACGGCACTAGAGGGGGTGGTGGAGAAGGTGAATGGACTAGAGGGGGAGAAAAAGAAGGCACTTGAGAAGGCTAAAACGAAACTAACGGAGGCTACGACAGCACTAAATACGGCTAAGGAAATGGTGAAGCAAGGCGATAAAAAAGACAAACTTAATGCTGCTCATCATTGGATACGTCAAGTTGTAGAATCATTGCTTATATTGAAGGATTGGTGGAATAACATAAAGACAAACGGATGCCAAAAGCATCTGCAGGACGACATTGCGAATGCCATAGACAACATGGAAGACATTGTAGGCAGCACTAGATGTGCCCCGTGCCACGACCATTCCACCAAGTGTGGCCAAAAGCCAGAGTCCAGGCACTGTGAgaaatgccaccaacaatacatggatGGTttcccctcccccctccaggcattcctcgagaATAGATTGCCAGGCTTTAGTTGTGAGGTAGTACGAAACACTGACACAGACAACGACACGCCAGAGTACCCAcccgctgcatcccacttagGACACTGTGGTGGTTCCGGCCAATGCTGTccactgccaatgggtttcagAGGGAATTTCCACAGTGGCAGCACCAGTGATATGActggccaacgcctttatggcatcctctacttTTTCAGTAACGAGCACATGATGCAATCTTGTGCCTATAGGCTAGTCAGGGTTACTTCCgcactcagtgctacgacaccacaggtattgggtgatgtattcgggttctttaggggtggtgtaggaaatCCAGTGAAAGGAGAGAACCAGAAGGGACAGAAAAACCAACAATGTGGACACATTGGGTCATCATCTGAGAAGGAGCATGAAGACAAGTACTTCTGTGGCTGGTGCGCttctgggttacgggatgTAGTGAAAGAGATAGAGTGGATCCAAAAGGTAGTGGGTGGTGACGACTACAGAACGAGTGTAGGACAAGCActgataaatattaaagaCGACAAGGACAGTGCTGCTACTGCCAATACTTCCCTCTCAACACTCACTGACAGTAACCACTACGtatcccccctaaccggtgaactctatacagcagtgagtgccactttcggtggaacatacctctcatgggtactgtatctatcagatgcacttcattcaggactagagtcactcTCTGAGGCATTCCGtaatattgaatgccggggaTGTAAAGgatgtgaccccaataagtgcagAAAGGGAAGTCATGGTGAGACGGGCAATGCACAATGTAACTGCTCttcaatcgtatcatgtaccggggtactaccagtattgtatagacatggtttcagctacggtaacccattcaacctggaggggtaccagcaGGAGGGGGAAAAGAATGGAgggagattatagtattGAGAAGAAGGAGAATGGGAAGAAGCAGTGTCACCAATTCTTGGACAGCTTGAAGAAGGTAATAGAGAGCACTGAGAAGGCCACCTCTCAGAAGGACCACCCCCTCAGCAACCTACTTACCCAGGTTggccagctccaatacgacatacggctcccctggatctttgtgctGACCGCAGactggctagtagcggtactctacctcGCATTTGGTGCCttatggccactggactggacatatatgaggtcacattggttacggggtggtgagcaccagtggcaatgtatgtggtataaggtgatgacgggacggaGGGGGGTGGATCtgatggagtattttggtaggatGTAGTGGCgacgtagtggcgccttcggcgcaacggtgatataatgtggtagttagtatcgggggtagtaatgtggagcagtctagtggtagagttagaggaccaatgatactcataaggtatacatagagttatagtggcagtgttagtaaaggtttagtactggttttattaaaatttcCGTCGTATATTCAGTTAAAGTTTAGTACggattttggtaaaggtttggcattagatgtgataaatgtttcatagaactttagtggcacttttggtaaaggtttattataactttggtaaaagtttcacaaaagtttagtagtagttttggtgaatgtttagtataactttggcaaatgtttcacaaaagtttagtaatagttttggtggatgtttggtataaaagtagtagctgttgggggtgttatatggatgagattacagagtgtattgcttggattttcgtagcaatgttggtaaaggactcatagagttttggtgcagtgatcacgacagagagtaccactcccctcagcaatctcctctcccaggtcggccaactccaatacgacatacggctcccctggatctttgttctcaggctagcctggctagtggcAGTACTCTAT
This is a stretch of genomic DNA from Babesia bovis T2Bo chromosome 1, whole genome shotgun sequence. It encodes these proteins:
- a CDS encoding variant erythrocyte surface antigen-1 alpha subunit, producing the protein MFTSWCPIGYQGDTKGADGTDNAISNNKGATDKQVKEHLNGLFSLVQGLGGTAVVRTYIDQLAQVLSALVGWSSIEKCWSNGECKKVHSSDLNGNPHGGSGCKYLEDKDSENKCGTCGCMKYVVINGTDWVQLGRGCTRCKDSGSEDDKKKQECKCGTGGGGCSAGEECKCALAGKCCKCCCTDCRGRCKEECSCDKEKSSNGTYNEEYRIHSYTSAYPYKPILIKDSYVESKRVDVKPYWKDLTDLPDYYPGSASSRRHHCARILLGSVCLIWSGITYMHWTGKWHITSPYWNNHILDGSSLDDGSLSQWLQALGFPKDMLNDKGPKNRLDQVIWDGFMGKLFLGFTHPKGSNAVDGNTAKQPYDMNYAGFVHTAHRDSFNNEARVFKNGDDSSTSDIDQNKIGAIFKLYIISCAYFTGLQKRTTESTPRTPKTIREILYWLSALPYSSAYKDMLGYAKERLAEVLKKPGDNASTTEQSELNFHQTGRWHPITVHQYNLFAHFQAVTQYCPLVLIGIQGGLHSTDSTTPAIHALYANTECNFTYPTVSIQAYNQVVHYIRALFYQLYLLRKQCAVKVAMGGKWRECRYGKDVVSKGVISWMCLGCNPMEHDRKSRVQKVKGVLDGMKTGSDAVVKSLVDVLKDIGDVVVQLGNAQEVLEKDIKNESVAVDALKKVSGGNGKNGNLHTVLEAVLEEVKEKVTALEGVVEKVNGLEGEKKKALEKAKTKLTEATTALNTAKEMVKQGDKKDKLNAAHHWIRQVVESLLILKDWWNNIKTNGCQKHLQDDIANAIDNMEDIVGSTRCAPCHDHSTKCGQKPESRHCEKCHQQYMDGFPSPLQAFLENRLPGFSCEVVRNTDTDNDTPEYPPAASHLGHCGGSGQCCPLPMGFRGNFHSGSTSDMTGQRLYGILYFFSNEHMMQSCAYRLVRVTSALSATTPQVLGDVFGFFRGGVGNPVKGENQKGQKNQQCGHIGSSSEKEHEDKYFCGWCASGLRDVVKEIEWIQKVVGGDDYRTSVGQALINIKDDKDSAATANTSLSTLTDSNHYVSPLTGELYTAVSATFGGTYLSWVLYLSDALHSGLESLSEAFRNIECRGCKGCDPNKCRKGSHGETGNAQYMVSATVTHSTWRGTSRRGKRMEGDYSIEKKENGKKQCHQFLDSLKKVIESTEKATSQKDHPLSNLLTQVGQLQYDIRLPWIFVLTADWLVAVLYLAFGALWPLDWTYMRSHWLRGGEHQWQCMWYKVMTGRRGVDLMEYFGRM